The following proteins are encoded in a genomic region of Nocardioides sp. cx-173:
- a CDS encoding ATP-binding protein yields MTAPPMFGRDAELDRLLHEAVAARDGSPRVVLLAGEAGVGKTALCQTVLARRDELSVVGHCLPLQGESIPFAPVVGTLRGICRSLDDERLGRLLRWWPVELDSLLPVSVLDPRTPRAPSTASGRSAQSRMFECFLSLIGDLTADSDVAWLVEDVHWADRSTLDLLAFLARNLTTERLLLLMTVRTDELHGEHPLRGWLHEMGRLAGVTRLDLPRLDRAATGEQLRSIAAASSDQPTLDEAQVDALFERSAGNPHFSEELLEWTREPGRPLPGSLRDLVAARLATLPSTTRRFLDVGAVLGTFDLALLAEVSAAPEPDAEAAIRAAVDRHLLEPVGATSYAFVHPVFRDCLEAELLAATRRRLHEAAARALAAREEDPADAFETSGMVAHHWEQAQAPGPAFQAVVRAGLAAERLCAFAEADDYLRRALTLGERDDVDVAGSGLTEYDLLLHAAEVAHLVGDDARAVELGDRAIGLSADAERQAVALERKGRYCFSAGRAEEGDAAFRSALALLSCEPSRARARVLSGRGLLATGWTRLDLALEVCTEAIEVARAVGAEREEGRALNALGVATALLGDLSQGIDHCRRAVSLAERLDDADDLSLAYINLTHLLSLAGSCDEALEVGERGYAALTRVGLARQDGSFLQANVAEGLERAGRWREADDLLEQALAQHPRGLRSFPVLEHAARLALHRGEAAADGLVSRARALLDEHAAPDSWRRELCEVEAELHLWAGRPAEGLVAARTGLDLIERGDEARFAGALVTLAARGLADLSEGARSGHAEPGEPGELARAREALVSRAEAMRPSPLAGAAHPMPDGRAHEATLRAELGRGSGMPDLGEAWVAAAAAWERLDRPFQAAYARWREAEARVLGKQTGERPVSAVRRAHAAATTLGAHRLVQEVELLARWGRVDLVEAATDAGAAPGYPGLTAREDEILQCLMAGRTNREIGADLFISVKTVSVHVSNILRKQGVASREEAARLGHRHRRAAPHPDGSGA; encoded by the coding sequence TTGACCGCGCCACCGATGTTCGGCCGCGACGCCGAGCTGGACCGGCTGCTGCACGAGGCGGTCGCGGCCCGGGACGGCTCACCTCGTGTCGTCCTGCTGGCGGGGGAGGCCGGCGTGGGCAAGACCGCCTTGTGCCAGACCGTCCTCGCCCGCCGGGACGAGCTCAGCGTCGTCGGTCACTGCCTGCCGCTCCAGGGTGAGTCGATCCCCTTCGCGCCGGTCGTGGGGACGCTCCGGGGCATCTGCCGGTCGCTGGACGACGAACGCCTGGGGCGGCTGCTCCGCTGGTGGCCGGTCGAGCTCGACTCGCTGCTGCCGGTCAGCGTGCTGGATCCCAGAACGCCCCGTGCCCCGTCCACAGCGAGCGGCCGGTCGGCGCAGTCGCGCATGTTCGAGTGTTTCCTCAGCCTCATCGGCGACCTCACGGCGGACTCGGACGTGGCGTGGCTGGTCGAGGACGTGCACTGGGCCGACCGTTCGACCCTCGACCTGCTCGCCTTCCTCGCGCGGAACCTGACCACGGAGCGACTCCTGCTCCTCATGACGGTGCGGACCGACGAGCTGCACGGCGAGCATCCCCTGCGTGGCTGGCTGCACGAGATGGGGCGGCTCGCCGGGGTGACCCGGCTCGACCTTCCCCGCCTGGACCGGGCGGCCACGGGGGAGCAGCTGCGCAGCATCGCCGCCGCGTCCTCGGACCAGCCCACGCTCGACGAGGCGCAGGTCGACGCGCTCTTCGAACGCTCGGCCGGGAACCCGCACTTCAGCGAGGAGCTCCTGGAGTGGACGCGCGAGCCGGGCCGGCCGCTCCCGGGCAGCCTGCGCGACCTCGTGGCCGCTCGCCTCGCCACGCTTCCGTCGACGACCAGGCGGTTCCTGGACGTCGGAGCCGTGCTGGGCACCTTCGACCTCGCGCTGCTGGCCGAGGTGTCGGCGGCTCCCGAGCCGGACGCCGAAGCCGCGATCCGGGCCGCGGTGGACCGGCACCTGCTGGAGCCGGTGGGCGCCACGTCGTACGCCTTCGTCCATCCGGTGTTCCGTGATTGCCTCGAGGCCGAGCTGCTGGCCGCGACGCGCCGACGCCTGCACGAGGCGGCGGCGCGCGCATTGGCGGCGCGCGAGGAGGACCCGGCCGACGCGTTCGAGACCAGCGGGATGGTCGCTCACCACTGGGAGCAGGCGCAGGCCCCCGGCCCCGCCTTCCAGGCTGTGGTCCGGGCCGGGCTGGCCGCCGAGCGGCTGTGCGCCTTCGCGGAGGCGGACGACTACCTGCGGCGTGCTCTCACTCTCGGTGAGCGGGACGACGTCGACGTGGCCGGCTCCGGTCTGACGGAGTACGACCTGCTCCTGCACGCCGCGGAGGTCGCCCACCTGGTGGGCGACGACGCGCGCGCGGTCGAGCTCGGCGACCGGGCGATCGGGTTATCGGCCGACGCCGAGAGGCAGGCGGTGGCTCTCGAGCGCAAGGGTCGCTACTGCTTCAGCGCGGGTCGGGCCGAGGAGGGCGACGCGGCCTTCCGCTCCGCGCTGGCGCTGCTCTCCTGCGAGCCCTCGCGAGCACGGGCGCGGGTGCTGTCCGGGCGTGGGCTGCTGGCAACCGGCTGGACCCGGTTGGACCTCGCGCTCGAGGTCTGCACCGAGGCGATCGAGGTGGCTCGCGCGGTGGGGGCCGAGCGGGAGGAGGGACGCGCGCTCAACGCCTTGGGGGTGGCGACCGCCCTGCTCGGCGACCTGTCCCAGGGCATCGACCACTGCCGTCGGGCCGTCTCCCTCGCCGAGCGGCTCGACGATGCCGACGACCTGAGCCTGGCCTACATCAACCTCACCCACCTGCTCTCGTTGGCCGGCTCCTGCGACGAGGCGCTCGAGGTGGGAGAGCGCGGGTACGCCGCCCTGACCCGGGTCGGGCTGGCGCGTCAGGACGGCAGCTTTCTGCAGGCCAACGTGGCCGAGGGGCTGGAGCGGGCAGGTCGTTGGCGGGAGGCGGACGATCTGCTCGAGCAGGCCCTCGCCCAGCACCCGCGGGGTCTGCGGAGCTTCCCGGTCCTCGAGCACGCGGCCCGCCTCGCCCTGCACCGAGGAGAGGCGGCCGCCGACGGGCTCGTCAGCCGGGCGAGAGCCCTCCTGGACGAGCACGCGGCGCCGGACTCGTGGCGTCGGGAGCTCTGCGAGGTAGAGGCCGAGCTGCACCTGTGGGCGGGCCGCCCCGCGGAGGGACTCGTCGCCGCGCGGACCGGGCTGGACCTGATCGAGCGGGGTGACGAGGCGCGGTTCGCCGGTGCCCTGGTCACCCTGGCTGCCCGCGGGCTGGCCGACCTGTCCGAGGGAGCGAGGTCCGGGCACGCGGAGCCCGGGGAGCCCGGCGAGCTGGCGCGGGCCCGGGAGGCGCTGGTCTCGCGCGCCGAGGCGATGCGGCCCAGTCCGCTGGCGGGTGCCGCTCATCCGATGCCGGACGGGCGGGCGCACGAGGCGACCCTGCGGGCCGAGCTCGGCCGGGGCAGCGGAATGCCGGACCTCGGGGAGGCCTGGGTGGCGGCCGCCGCGGCCTGGGAGCGACTCGACCGTCCCTTCCAGGCGGCGTACGCCCGGTGGCGCGAGGCCGAGGCGCGGGTGCTGGGAAAGCAGACGGGGGAGAGGCCGGTGAGCGCCGTACGCCGAGCGCATGCCGCGGCCACGACGTTGGGCGCCCACCGCCTGGTCCAGGAGGTCGAGCTCCTGGCCCGCTGGGGACGGGTGGACCTCGTGGAAGCGGCCACCGACGCGGGCGCCGCACCGGGCTATCCGGGGCTGACGGCCCGTGAGGACGAGATCCTGCAGTGCCTGATGGCCGGCCGGACGAACCGCGAGATCGGCGCCGACTTGTTCATCAGCGTCAAGACCGTGAGCGTCCACGTCTCCAACATCCTGCGCAAGCAGGGGGTGGCCTCGCGCGAGGAGGCCGCCCGCCTCGGCCACCGACATCGCCGGGCCGCTCCGCACCCGGATGGGTCGGGAGCGTGA
- a CDS encoding phospholipase D-like domain-containing protein yields MVTRSNALAQALTIARKTLMWLLAGQLAVAVSMSLVDSYRRRGKKPRPFPVTPPSTVEVGDGTVTTYTYGRDLYADMLAAIDGAQRQILFETYIWKGDETGERFKAALAAAADRGVEVYCIYDGFANLVVSPVFKHFPDNLKVLRYPVYAAGWRFFDLARYGRDHRKILVVDDHVGFVGGYNIGSAYETEWRDTHLRITGPAVWDLKRAFADFWNLNRRRRLRASERPLLLETASTWESRIRVHRNIPRLWMFPIRSVYIEAINRASRNVWLTTAYFTPDQDFVDAIRAAARRGVDVRLLLPLKSNHIVADWISRGYFSQMLSDGVRIFRYRDAMVHAKTATVDGTWTTVGTANIDRLSLTGNYEINVEVIDEALAQQLEKVFATDESHALELTSPEWEARDLHRKFTEYFLAPLRPLL; encoded by the coding sequence GTGGTCACGCGCAGCAACGCTCTCGCCCAGGCGCTGACGATCGCCCGCAAGACCCTGATGTGGCTCCTGGCCGGCCAGCTCGCCGTCGCCGTCAGCATGTCACTCGTCGACTCCTACCGGCGCCGCGGCAAGAAGCCCCGGCCGTTCCCCGTCACCCCGCCGAGCACGGTCGAGGTCGGCGACGGCACCGTCACGACCTACACCTACGGCAGGGACCTGTACGCCGACATGCTCGCCGCCATCGACGGCGCCCAGCGGCAGATCCTGTTCGAGACCTACATCTGGAAGGGCGACGAGACGGGCGAGCGGTTCAAAGCCGCGCTGGCCGCCGCGGCCGATCGCGGCGTGGAGGTCTACTGCATCTACGACGGCTTCGCCAACCTCGTGGTGTCGCCGGTGTTCAAGCACTTCCCCGACAACCTCAAGGTGCTGCGCTACCCGGTGTACGCCGCCGGGTGGCGCTTCTTCGACCTCGCCCGCTACGGGCGCGACCACCGCAAGATCCTGGTCGTCGACGACCACGTCGGCTTCGTCGGCGGCTACAACATCGGGTCGGCGTACGAGACCGAGTGGCGCGACACGCACCTGCGCATCACCGGGCCCGCCGTCTGGGACCTCAAGCGCGCCTTCGCCGACTTCTGGAACCTCAACCGGCGCCGCCGCCTGCGAGCCTCCGAGCGTCCGCTGCTGCTCGAGACCGCCTCGACGTGGGAGTCGCGGATCCGGGTGCACCGCAACATCCCCCGGCTGTGGATGTTCCCGATCCGCTCGGTCTACATCGAGGCCATCAACCGCGCCAGCCGCAACGTGTGGCTGACCACCGCCTACTTCACCCCGGACCAGGACTTCGTCGACGCGATCCGGGCCGCGGCCAGGCGCGGTGTCGACGTGCGGCTGCTGCTGCCCCTGAAGTCCAACCACATCGTGGCCGATTGGATCTCGCGCGGCTACTTCAGCCAGATGCTCTCCGACGGGGTCCGCATCTTCCGCTACCGCGACGCGATGGTGCACGCCAAGACGGCCACCGTCGACGGCACCTGGACCACGGTCGGCACGGCGAACATCGACCGGCTCAGCCTCACCGGCAACTACGAAATCAACGTCGAGGTCATCGACGAGGCGCTCGCCCAGCAGCTCGAGAAGGTCTTCGCCACCGACGAGTCCCACGCGCTGGAGCTCACGAGCCCCGAGTGGGAGGCCCGCGACCTGCACCGCAAGTTCACCGAGTACTTCCTCGCGCCCCTGCGCCCCCTGCTCTGA
- a CDS encoding MmcQ/YjbR family DNA-binding protein → MDVETMQAHCLSKPGAWADNPWEHEHPVVKVGEGERGKIFAFLGAGGVGIKGGPSREAADEWLDRYPGDATVMAYIGRSGWNDLSFSGAIPDEELLEAVDESYRLVVAKLPKKQRPAGWDAV, encoded by the coding sequence ATGGACGTCGAGACCATGCAGGCCCACTGCCTGTCCAAGCCGGGTGCGTGGGCGGACAACCCCTGGGAGCACGAGCACCCGGTGGTCAAGGTCGGCGAGGGCGAGCGCGGCAAAATCTTCGCCTTCCTCGGCGCCGGGGGAGTCGGGATCAAGGGCGGCCCCAGCCGCGAGGCCGCCGACGAGTGGCTCGACCGCTACCCCGGCGACGCCACGGTCATGGCCTACATCGGCCGCTCCGGCTGGAACGACCTGTCGTTCTCCGGCGCCATCCCGGACGAGGAACTCCTCGAGGCGGTCGACGAGTCCTACCGCCTGGTCGTCGCGAAGCTTCCGAAGAAGCAGCGCCCCGCCGGCTGGGATGCGGTCTGA
- a CDS encoding MFS transporter translates to MSEAPTARAVWLVWGVGLLTYMVAVFHRSSLAVAGLAASERFDISASQLATFTMLQLLVYAGMQIPVGLLVDRFGSRSVLLAGTVLLVVAQTGFALAESYPVALLARTLVGIGDALTFICVLRLVSRWFPSRRVPLVTQLTGTLGQLGALGAAVPMTWALSRWGWTPAYLGAAGLGLALAIAALIVVHDSPDGRNLRGPRMSLSAAGASLVASWSHPGTRLGFWMHFTTQFSATALTLLWGYPFLVRGEGRTPHEAGLLLSLMVVVVMVSGPVLGLLIGRHPWHRSSMVLGIVAAIVAAWTVVLLWPGEAPLPVLVVLVLVAGVGGPASMIGFDLARTSNPVERLASASGIVNQAGFTASLVLVVAIGVILDWQTPGDSTSYTPEAFRWAMSAQYVLWGLGAVQIWRYRRQARAVIDRQQLEAGVLT, encoded by the coding sequence GTGAGCGAGGCACCCACGGCGAGGGCCGTCTGGCTGGTGTGGGGCGTCGGGCTGCTCACCTACATGGTGGCGGTCTTCCATCGCTCGTCCCTGGCCGTGGCCGGGCTCGCCGCGTCCGAGCGCTTCGACATCTCCGCCTCGCAGCTGGCGACGTTCACGATGCTGCAGCTGCTCGTGTACGCCGGCATGCAGATCCCGGTCGGCCTGCTGGTCGACCGGTTCGGCTCCCGCAGCGTCCTGCTGGCCGGGACGGTGCTGCTGGTCGTCGCGCAGACCGGCTTCGCGCTCGCGGAGAGCTACCCCGTGGCCCTGCTGGCGCGCACCCTGGTCGGCATCGGCGACGCACTGACCTTCATCTGCGTCCTGCGGCTGGTGAGCCGGTGGTTCCCCTCGCGGCGGGTCCCGCTGGTCACCCAGCTCACCGGCACGCTCGGCCAGCTCGGCGCCCTCGGGGCGGCGGTCCCGATGACCTGGGCGCTGAGCCGATGGGGCTGGACCCCGGCCTACCTCGGTGCGGCCGGGCTCGGCCTGGCGCTCGCGATCGCGGCCCTGATCGTGGTCCACGACTCGCCCGACGGCCGCAACCTGCGCGGGCCCCGCATGTCGCTGTCGGCGGCGGGCGCCAGCCTGGTCGCGTCATGGTCGCACCCCGGCACCCGGCTGGGCTTCTGGATGCACTTCACGACGCAGTTCAGCGCCACCGCCCTGACGCTGCTGTGGGGCTACCCGTTCCTGGTGCGGGGCGAGGGCCGGACGCCGCACGAGGCGGGGCTCCTGCTCTCGCTCATGGTGGTCGTCGTGATGGTGAGCGGCCCGGTGCTGGGTCTCCTCATCGGCCGCCACCCGTGGCACCGCTCGAGCATGGTCCTCGGCATCGTGGCGGCCATCGTGGCCGCCTGGACGGTGGTGCTGCTCTGGCCGGGCGAGGCGCCCCTCCCGGTGCTGGTCGTGCTCGTCCTCGTCGCCGGAGTCGGCGGCCCCGCCTCGATGATCGGCTTCGACCTGGCTCGCACCTCCAACCCGGTCGAGCGTCTGGCGAGCGCCAGCGGGATCGTCAACCAGGCCGGGTTCACGGCCTCGCTGGTGCTCGTGGTCGCCATCGGGGTGATCCTCGACTGGCAGACGCCGGGTGACAGCACGTCCTACACGCCGGAGGCGTTCCGCTGGGCGATGAGCGCCCAGTACGTCCTCTGGGGCCTCGGAGCGGTGCAGATCTGGCGCTACCGCCGGCAGGCGCGTGCGGTCATCGACCGTCAGCAGCTGGAGGCCGGAGTCCTCACGTAA
- a CDS encoding DNA-3-methyladenine glycosylase family protein, whose product MVDDGRTRAWRPAWPCSVAAVLRPHRRGAGDPTYRVDDAGRHWRGIRTPDGPASLSLEARPRDGDVLARAWGPGAEWVLESVPAMLGAEDDWSGFEPRLPVLAEALRRHPHSRVGRTGLVMEALVPAIIEQKVTGQEAFAGFRMLVHRFGERAPGPGHDLGLWVQPTPERLRQIPSWEWLRLHVDPARSRAIVTAARVADAIERTATIDPEEAEARLRSLPGIGVWTCAEVRQRAFGDPDAVSFGDYHVAKDVGWALTGTPFDDAELEEFLEPWRPHRGRVVTLVYLAGLRRPRHGPRMSPRTHLPAKVTRT is encoded by the coding sequence ATGGTGGACGACGGGCGCACCCGGGCATGGCGGCCCGCGTGGCCGTGCTCGGTGGCCGCGGTGCTGCGCCCGCACCGTCGCGGCGCCGGCGACCCGACGTACCGCGTCGACGACGCGGGGCGCCACTGGCGCGGGATCCGTACGCCGGACGGCCCGGCGTCCCTGTCGCTCGAGGCCCGTCCCCGCGACGGCGACGTGCTCGCGCGCGCCTGGGGCCCGGGGGCGGAGTGGGTGCTGGAGTCGGTGCCGGCCATGCTCGGTGCCGAGGACGACTGGTCCGGCTTCGAGCCGCGGCTGCCGGTCCTGGCCGAAGCGCTGCGCCGCCACCCGCACTCCCGGGTCGGCCGCACCGGCCTGGTCATGGAGGCGCTGGTGCCGGCGATCATCGAGCAGAAGGTGACCGGGCAGGAGGCCTTCGCCGGGTTCCGGATGCTGGTCCACCGCTTCGGTGAGCGCGCCCCCGGCCCCGGCCACGACCTGGGACTGTGGGTGCAGCCGACGCCCGAGCGGCTGCGCCAGATCCCCTCGTGGGAGTGGCTGCGGCTGCATGTCGACCCCGCCCGCTCCCGCGCGATCGTCACCGCCGCGCGGGTCGCCGACGCGATCGAGCGCACCGCCACCATCGACCCCGAGGAGGCGGAGGCCCGCCTGCGCTCGCTGCCCGGCATCGGGGTGTGGACCTGCGCCGAGGTGCGGCAACGGGCGTTCGGCGACCCCGACGCGGTCTCGTTCGGCGACTACCACGTCGCCAAGGACGTCGGCTGGGCCCTGACCGGCACGCCGTTCGACGACGCCGAGCTCGAGGAGTTCCTGGAGCCGTGGCGGCCCCACCGCGGACGGGTCGTCACCCTCGTCTACCTGGCCGGGCTGCGTCGGCCCCGCCACGGGCCGCGGATGTCGCCGCGCACGCATCTCCCGGCCAAGGTGACTCGCACGTGA
- the uvrB gene encoding excinuclease ABC subunit UvrB — MRPVTDLERRLAPFKVEADYEPSGDQPAAIAEITKRINGGVQDVVLLGATGTGKTATVAWVAEQIQRPMLVLQPNKTLAAQFANELRQLFPKNAVEYFVSYYDYYQPEAYVPQTDTYIEKDSSINEEVERLRHSATNSLLTRRDVIVVSTVSCIYGLGTPQEYVDRMLRLKVGEERDRDSILRQLVEIQYTRNDMSFTRGTFRVRGDTLEIFPVYEEHAVRIEFFGDEIERLMTLHAVTGEVLTEDNELYVFPATHYVAGPERMERAIRGIELELEDQLAAFEKQGKLLEAQRLRMRTTYDIEMMRQVGSCSGIENYSMHMDGRSPGSAPNCLLDYFPEDYVVVIDESHVAVPQIGGMYEGDMSRKRNLVDHGFRLPSAMDNRPLRWEEFLERIGQTIYLSATPGNYELDKVTGPDGQPDTVQQIIRPTGLIDPEVVIKPTKGQIDDLIHEIRTRADKHERVLVTTLTKKMSEDLTDYLLDAGIRTRYLHSEVDTLKRIELLRDLRLGEYDVLVGINLLREGLDLPEVSLVSILDADKEGFLRSDKSLIQTIGRAARNVSGQVHMYADKITPSMEKAIDETNRRRAIQVAYNTEHGIDPTPLRKKIADITEMLAREDENTQELLQTWAGTAASGRAGGVKAKQPVPGLSKAASGQHAKDIAGLPSSELASLIQELTDQMKNAAAELQFELAARLRDEIGDLKKELRQMMEAGAR, encoded by the coding sequence ATGCGTCCCGTCACCGATCTCGAGCGTCGTCTGGCCCCCTTCAAGGTGGAGGCCGACTACGAGCCGAGCGGCGACCAGCCGGCCGCGATCGCGGAGATCACCAAGCGGATCAACGGCGGCGTCCAGGACGTCGTCCTGCTGGGCGCCACCGGCACCGGCAAGACCGCGACCGTCGCCTGGGTGGCCGAGCAGATCCAGCGGCCGATGCTGGTGCTGCAGCCCAACAAGACCCTCGCCGCCCAGTTCGCCAACGAGCTGCGCCAGCTCTTCCCGAAGAACGCCGTGGAGTACTTCGTCTCCTACTACGACTACTACCAGCCCGAGGCCTACGTCCCGCAGACCGACACCTACATCGAGAAGGACTCCTCGATCAACGAGGAGGTCGAGCGGCTGCGGCACTCGGCGACCAACTCGCTGCTGACCCGCCGCGACGTGATCGTGGTGTCCACGGTGTCGTGCATCTACGGCCTCGGCACCCCGCAGGAGTACGTCGACCGGATGCTGCGGCTCAAGGTGGGCGAGGAGCGCGACCGCGACTCGATTCTGCGCCAGCTCGTCGAGATCCAGTACACCCGCAACGACATGTCGTTCACCCGCGGCACGTTCCGGGTGCGCGGGGACACCCTGGAGATCTTCCCGGTCTACGAGGAGCACGCCGTCCGGATCGAGTTCTTCGGCGACGAGATCGAGCGGCTGATGACCCTGCACGCGGTCACCGGCGAGGTCCTCACCGAGGACAACGAGCTCTACGTCTTCCCGGCCACTCACTACGTCGCCGGCCCGGAGCGCATGGAGCGGGCCATCCGCGGCATCGAGCTCGAGCTGGAGGACCAGCTCGCGGCGTTCGAGAAGCAGGGCAAGCTGCTCGAGGCGCAGCGCCTGCGCATGCGCACGACCTACGACATCGAGATGATGCGCCAGGTCGGGTCCTGCTCGGGCATCGAGAACTACTCGATGCACATGGACGGGCGCAGCCCCGGCTCGGCGCCCAACTGCCTGCTCGACTACTTCCCCGAGGACTACGTCGTCGTGATCGACGAGTCCCACGTCGCCGTGCCGCAGATCGGCGGCATGTACGAGGGCGACATGTCCCGCAAGCGCAACCTGGTCGACCACGGCTTCCGGCTGCCGAGCGCCATGGACAACCGGCCGCTGCGCTGGGAGGAGTTCCTCGAGCGGATCGGCCAGACCATCTACCTCTCGGCGACTCCGGGCAACTACGAGCTGGACAAGGTCACCGGCCCCGACGGCCAGCCCGACACCGTCCAGCAGATCATCCGCCCGACCGGCCTGATCGACCCGGAGGTCGTGATCAAGCCGACCAAGGGACAGATCGACGATCTGATCCACGAGATCCGCACCCGCGCCGACAAGCACGAGCGGGTCCTGGTCACCACGTTGACCAAGAAGATGTCCGAGGACCTCACCGACTACCTGCTCGACGCCGGCATCCGCACCCGCTACCTGCACTCCGAGGTCGACACCCTCAAGCGCATCGAGCTGCTGCGCGACCTGCGGCTGGGCGAGTACGACGTGCTCGTGGGCATCAACCTGCTCCGCGAGGGCCTCGACCTGCCCGAGGTGTCGCTGGTGTCGATCCTCGACGCCGACAAGGAGGGCTTCCTGCGCTCGGACAAGTCGCTGATCCAGACCATCGGCCGCGCTGCCCGCAACGTGTCGGGCCAGGTCCACATGTACGCCGACAAGATCACCCCGTCGATGGAGAAGGCGATCGACGAGACCAACCGTCGGCGCGCAATCCAGGTCGCCTACAACACCGAGCACGGCATCGACCCCACGCCGCTGCGCAAGAAGATCGCCGACATCACCGAGATGCTCGCCCGCGAGGACGAGAACACCCAGGAGCTGCTCCAGACCTGGGCCGGCACCGCAGCCTCCGGGCGGGCCGGGGGAGTCAAGGCCAAGCAGCCGGTGCCCGGCCTGTCCAAGGCGGCGTCGGGTCAGCACGCCAAGGACATCGCGGGCCTGCCGAGCTCGGAGCTGGCGTCGCTGATCCAGGAGCTGACCGACCAGATGAAGAACGCCGCCGCCGAGCTGCAGTTCGAGCTGGCCGCACGCCTGCGCGACGAGATCGGCGACCTCAAGAAGGAGCTGCGCCAGATGATGGAGGCCGGCGCCCGCTGA
- a CDS encoding VOC family protein has protein sequence MDVRQIQVTFDCADPRALSLFWNAALGYELPPPPPGFGSWDEFSESLPPEERNGASASVDPTGAGPRLFFQRVPEPKSTKNRVHLDVRVAPGLEGDERMAALEAECERLVALGATRLTRYEPALPMSHGFLVLQDPEGNELCLD, from the coding sequence ATGGACGTACGACAGATTCAGGTGACCTTCGACTGTGCCGATCCCCGCGCGCTCTCCCTCTTCTGGAACGCCGCCCTCGGCTACGAGCTGCCGCCGCCCCCGCCGGGCTTCGGCTCATGGGACGAGTTCTCCGAGTCCCTGCCGCCCGAGGAGCGCAACGGCGCCTCGGCGTCGGTGGACCCCACCGGCGCGGGGCCGCGGCTGTTCTTCCAGCGCGTGCCCGAGCCCAAGTCCACCAAGAACCGCGTCCACCTCGACGTCCGGGTCGCCCCCGGCCTCGAGGGCGACGAGCGGATGGCGGCCCTGGAGGCCGAGTGCGAGCGGCTGGTGGCGCTGGGCGCCACCCGGCTCACGCGCTACGAGCCGGCGCTGCCGATGAGCCACGGGTTCCTGGTGCTGCAGGATCCAGAGGGCAACGAGCTCTGCCTGGACTGA
- a CDS encoding AbrB family transcriptional regulator has protein sequence MNAAARTPLAGAALVLVATIVLTLTFSLMRVPSAVLFGSLLGGMTHALTSPTEIRVPPIAFRLGQGVIGATIGTLVSVEALRRIAGELGPVLLVTLGTIGISLFAGWLLALRRDVSLVTGTFALVAGGASGVVAISRELGADERVVTVVQYLRVLVVLVTLPLVIAVVFHPETGQGVLSTADGPLAIDLVYVVAAVGGGLLLARLVRVSTATLLAPLAIAAVIASSGWLGDVAVPDPVQWAGYALIGVEVGLRFTRASLASIARMLPVVTLLIVAMLVLTALLGAALTRFTSVDALTAYLATTPGGLFAVLAIAADSGSDVTYVMAAQLFRLVMILLLMPLLAPWLSGRRPPSSGAAPS, from the coding sequence ATGAACGCAGCGGCGCGCACCCCGCTGGCGGGTGCGGCCCTGGTCCTGGTCGCCACCATCGTGCTGACGCTGACGTTCTCGCTGATGCGGGTCCCCTCGGCCGTGCTGTTCGGGTCCCTGCTCGGCGGCATGACCCATGCACTGACGTCGCCGACCGAGATCCGGGTCCCGCCGATCGCGTTCCGGCTGGGGCAGGGCGTGATCGGGGCGACCATCGGCACCCTCGTCAGCGTCGAGGCGCTGCGGCGGATCGCGGGAGAGCTGGGGCCGGTCCTGTTGGTGACCCTGGGGACGATCGGCATCAGCCTGTTCGCCGGGTGGCTGCTGGCCCTGCGTCGCGACGTCTCCCTGGTCACGGGCACGTTCGCGCTGGTGGCCGGCGGCGCGTCGGGGGTGGTGGCCATCTCGCGGGAGCTCGGCGCCGACGAGCGGGTCGTGACGGTCGTGCAGTACCTCCGGGTCCTGGTGGTCCTGGTGACCCTGCCGCTGGTGATCGCGGTCGTCTTCCACCCCGAGACCGGTCAGGGCGTGCTGTCGACGGCGGACGGGCCGCTCGCGATCGACCTCGTGTACGTCGTGGCGGCGGTGGGCGGCGGGCTGCTCCTCGCCCGCCTCGTGCGGGTCTCCACCGCCACCCTGCTCGCGCCGCTCGCGATCGCGGCGGTGATCGCCTCCTCGGGCTGGCTGGGCGACGTCGCGGTGCCCGACCCGGTCCAGTGGGCAGGCTACGCACTGATCGGCGTGGAGGTGGGGTTGCGCTTCACCCGGGCGAGCCTGGCCTCCATCGCCCGGATGCTCCCGGTCGTGACCCTGCTGATCGTGGCCATGCTGGTGCTCACCGCGCTGCTGGGCGCAGCGCTGACCCGGTTCACCTCGGTGGACGCGCTGACGGCGTACCTCGCCACCACGCCGGGCGGGCTGTTCGCGGTGCTGGCGATCGCCGCCGACAGCGGCTCCGACGTCACCTACGTGATGGCCGCGCAGCTCTTCCGGCTGGTGATGATCCTGCTGCTGATGCCGCTGCTGGCGCCGTGGCTCAGCGGGCGCCGGCCTCCATCATCTGGCGCAGCTCCTTCTTGA